The Sorangiineae bacterium MSr11367 genome window below encodes:
- a CDS encoding protein kinase, with translation MTQTRFELIEPLGTGGMGVVFVAQDTVLDRKVAIKFLTRKDLNTAEALERVQHEAQACARLNHENIVRMFDIGQDDGHPFLVMEHLEGHPLDVIMSRTRETNDAVIDVRRAVRLMIDVAKGLSHAHRAGIVHRDLKPSNVFITRDGTAKILDFGVAQMTAGSDVAGAHFLGTPQYMSPEQWRGQVQDGRTDIWAAGVMFFELLTGVSPFAGNHLTELRNTVLSSDPSPSLRGARPELPEDAERIATRALEKEKDARFGSADDLLDALVALEVLLVHALRGQSSSMTAAGTSSFPRRRTPRLTANAERRQITVMACSLSHATSTEVLDDSVGEFFEACATIVRQLEGTILFSLGRQVVACFGFPKAHEDSAQRALRAALLIVDAFRPDGNEHARGACVGVATGPCIPLTVDPDAAPPRMQGEVLDVAQSLERHAQANEILTERATQMLVQGAFELAQLDEVAANDGMAPRPWYRLLRRKENRIRFNPIAAGNVTPLVGRTSELDQLRSLWGSAASGKGQCVFIVGEAGIGKSRLLEQHLEGLATEEHRLVRCQCWPHSQSSPLQPILEGLEHSMGLDPNASPLEKAALLGLPMQDAAALPMSQSANLLKHQMLEAVVGLFQRLAEQEPLLLVVEDAHWADSITLDLLERWLSGLAGVRAMVLVTARPEFQPLWARSSLLHHLAPHRLSPSESAAMVGFAGRGRHLPAAIVEQVVQRADGVPLFLEELTYSVVDALQKGGNEPSSWVGAVPATLEALLRARLDTLPEPGRELARVASVLGREMNYDLVRAMWPLSEESLRIGLLQLVETGIFRPIGPVSRATCRFKHALVQEAAYQSLVNQERQELHRRAAEVLVSQFSRIAEQNPEIAARHFAEAKRPEEACVYFEKAAKQAMQRSANTDALTHYARATAQLDLLPPTSARDRRELLLKAQLAGVYLAEDGLESDRTRETLSRILELAERYDGDEHAFWALLSFQQLNHVRGEHRTGRDLAAKLIALAEKTGHQGMILAAYTATVSTALSCGDLTAARDDAEAGIRLYEAQAQGAIRVHMGADVGAILHMYLGCILWLLGEPDQSIYHSQESVRIARKYDHPTSLTIRLLLLSTLHDERGEYSEARSLLEEVLHLCDEYGLHFLRTGAAVVRACTQIECGERQGVDELQAALARRASMGANLAFTRYLSVLAQGQLQMGALDEAMLSIHRAMEISERRDEHYCDPEHFRVKGEILLAMGPENADHAARVFERGLEIARAQHARSWELRLACSYGRLLAGQGNTSKAKGLLASVLSTFTEGHGTRDLRVAHALLSSWMASPDS, from the coding sequence ATGACCCAAACCCGATTCGAGCTGATCGAGCCCCTGGGCACCGGCGGTATGGGGGTCGTGTTCGTCGCGCAGGACACCGTTCTCGATCGAAAGGTGGCGATCAAGTTTCTCACGCGCAAGGACCTGAACACGGCCGAGGCCTTGGAGCGCGTTCAGCACGAGGCGCAGGCGTGCGCGCGTTTGAACCACGAGAACATCGTCCGCATGTTCGACATCGGGCAAGACGACGGGCACCCCTTTCTCGTGATGGAGCACCTGGAGGGCCATCCCCTCGACGTCATCATGTCCCGCACCCGCGAGACGAATGACGCGGTCATCGATGTCCGGCGCGCGGTTCGACTCATGATCGACGTGGCGAAGGGATTGTCGCACGCGCACCGGGCCGGAATCGTGCATCGCGACTTGAAGCCGAGCAATGTCTTCATCACGAGGGACGGAACGGCAAAGATTCTCGACTTTGGTGTCGCGCAAATGACCGCGGGGAGCGACGTTGCCGGCGCGCATTTCCTCGGGACGCCCCAGTACATGTCGCCCGAACAATGGCGTGGCCAGGTTCAAGATGGCCGGACGGACATCTGGGCCGCGGGGGTGATGTTCTTCGAATTGCTCACGGGCGTTTCGCCGTTCGCCGGCAATCACCTCACGGAGTTGCGCAACACCGTGCTCTCGTCGGACCCTTCGCCGTCGCTGCGCGGGGCGCGGCCGGAGCTGCCCGAGGATGCGGAACGAATTGCAACGCGTGCGCTCGAGAAGGAGAAGGATGCGCGATTCGGCAGCGCAGACGACCTGCTGGACGCATTGGTCGCGTTGGAGGTGTTGCTCGTGCACGCCCTGCGCGGACAATCCAGCAGCATGACGGCCGCGGGGACGTCGAGCTTTCCGCGGCGACGAACGCCCAGGCTCACGGCGAATGCCGAGCGGCGTCAGATAACCGTCATGGCTTGCTCCCTTTCGCACGCGACGTCGACGGAGGTCCTCGACGACTCGGTGGGCGAATTCTTCGAGGCGTGTGCCACGATCGTGCGCCAGTTGGAGGGCACGATCTTGTTCTCCTTGGGCCGACAGGTCGTGGCGTGCTTCGGCTTTCCCAAAGCCCACGAAGACAGCGCCCAGCGCGCGCTGCGTGCAGCGTTGCTGATCGTCGATGCCTTTCGGCCCGACGGAAACGAACACGCGCGGGGCGCCTGCGTGGGGGTCGCGACAGGTCCCTGCATTCCGCTGACCGTGGACCCAGATGCGGCGCCCCCGAGGATGCAGGGCGAGGTGCTGGACGTCGCGCAATCGCTCGAACGCCATGCCCAGGCGAACGAGATTCTCACGGAACGGGCAACGCAGATGCTCGTGCAGGGCGCCTTCGAGCTTGCGCAGCTCGACGAGGTGGCCGCCAACGATGGCATGGCGCCACGACCTTGGTATCGCTTGTTGCGGCGAAAGGAGAACCGGATCCGCTTCAACCCGATTGCAGCCGGCAACGTCACGCCGCTGGTGGGGCGCACGTCCGAGCTCGATCAACTGCGCAGCCTCTGGGGCTCCGCGGCCAGCGGCAAAGGCCAATGCGTATTCATCGTGGGCGAAGCGGGAATCGGTAAGTCGCGCTTGCTCGAGCAGCATCTCGAGGGTTTGGCGACGGAGGAACACAGGTTGGTGCGGTGCCAATGCTGGCCCCACTCCCAGAGCAGCCCACTGCAGCCCATCCTCGAAGGGCTGGAACACTCGATGGGGTTGGATCCGAATGCCTCTCCGCTCGAGAAAGCGGCCCTCCTGGGGCTTCCCATGCAAGATGCGGCCGCCCTGCCGATGTCGCAAAGCGCGAATCTGCTCAAGCACCAGATGCTCGAAGCCGTCGTCGGCTTGTTCCAGCGGCTGGCCGAGCAGGAGCCCTTGCTGCTCGTGGTCGAGGACGCGCACTGGGCTGATTCCATTACGCTCGATTTGCTGGAGCGCTGGCTATCGGGGCTCGCGGGGGTGCGGGCCATGGTGCTGGTGACGGCGCGCCCCGAGTTTCAGCCGCTCTGGGCGCGTTCCTCGCTCCTGCATCACTTGGCTCCGCATCGACTTTCGCCGAGCGAGAGCGCTGCCATGGTCGGCTTCGCCGGTCGCGGGCGCCATCTGCCCGCGGCGATCGTGGAGCAAGTCGTACAGCGCGCCGACGGCGTCCCACTCTTCCTCGAGGAACTCACCTACAGCGTGGTGGACGCGCTCCAGAAGGGCGGAAATGAACCGTCGTCGTGGGTCGGCGCGGTGCCTGCGACCCTGGAGGCACTCTTGCGCGCCCGCCTGGATACCTTGCCCGAGCCCGGACGGGAGTTGGCGCGGGTTGCCTCCGTGCTGGGGCGTGAGATGAATTACGATTTGGTTCGGGCCATGTGGCCTCTGTCCGAGGAATCACTCCGGATAGGTCTTCTCCAGCTCGTCGAGACGGGGATCTTTCGCCCCATCGGGCCGGTATCGCGTGCGACCTGCAGGTTCAAGCACGCCCTCGTGCAAGAAGCCGCGTACCAATCCCTGGTCAACCAAGAGCGGCAGGAGCTGCACCGGCGAGCGGCCGAAGTGCTGGTTTCGCAATTTTCTCGAATTGCCGAGCAAAACCCGGAAATCGCGGCCAGGCATTTCGCCGAGGCGAAGCGCCCCGAGGAGGCTTGCGTGTACTTCGAGAAGGCTGCGAAACAAGCCATGCAAAGGTCGGCGAACACCGACGCGCTCACCCACTATGCCCGCGCGACGGCGCAACTCGATCTGCTTCCACCGACGTCGGCACGCGACCGGCGCGAGCTTTTGCTGAAGGCCCAGCTGGCGGGCGTGTACCTCGCCGAGGATGGACTCGAGTCGGACCGCACGAGGGAGACCCTTTCGCGGATTCTCGAGCTCGCCGAGAGGTATGACGGCGACGAACACGCATTCTGGGCGCTGTTGTCCTTTCAGCAGTTGAACCACGTTCGGGGCGAGCATCGCACCGGTCGCGATTTGGCCGCCAAACTGATCGCCCTTGCCGAGAAAACCGGGCATCAGGGCATGATCCTCGCCGCATACACGGCGACGGTTTCGACCGCTCTCTCCTGCGGCGACCTCACGGCGGCTCGCGACGACGCGGAGGCGGGGATACGGCTCTACGAGGCGCAGGCGCAAGGAGCGATTCGTGTCCATATGGGCGCCGACGTCGGCGCCATTTTGCACATGTACCTTGGTTGCATCTTGTGGCTGTTGGGCGAGCCGGACCAATCGATTTACCATTCGCAAGAATCGGTGCGTATCGCGCGCAAGTACGATCATCCGACCAGCCTCACGATACGGTTGCTCCTGCTCTCCACGTTGCACGATGAACGCGGTGAATACTCCGAGGCGCGAAGTCTTCTCGAGGAAGTCTTGCACCTGTGCGACGAGTACGGCCTCCATTTTCTCCGTACCGGCGCCGCGGTCGTGCGAGCGTGCACGCAAATCGAGTGCGGTGAGCGTCAGGGGGTCGACGAGCTACAAGCCGCCTTGGCCCGTCGAGCATCGATGGGCGCGAATCTCGCTTTCACGCGCTATCTTTCCGTGCTTGCCCAGGGACAGCTACAAATGGGCGCACTCGACGAGGCCATGCTTTCGATCCATCGAGCGATGGAGATCTCGGAACGGCGAGACGAACACTATTGCGATCCGGAGCATTTCCGCGTGAAGGGCGAAATATTGCTCGCCATGGGCCCGGAGAATGCCGATCATGCTGCCCGGGTCTTCGAGCGTGGCCTCGAAATCGCGCGCGCCCAGCATGCCCGGAGTTGGGAATTGCGACTTGCGTGCAGCTATGGTCGTTTGCTCGCCGGCCAAGGGAACACGTCCAAGGCAAAGGGGCTTCTTGCTTCGGTTCTGTCAACCTTCACGGAAGGTCACGGTACCCGCGACCTCCGTGTGGCGCACGCCCTGCTCTCCTCCTGGATGGCATCGCCGGATTCATGA